Proteins from a genomic interval of Rhodococcoides fascians A25f:
- a CDS encoding DUF1707 SHOCT-like domain-containing protein, producing MSELPEIRIGTADREKALDALSLHFSEGRLTVPEFDERSATIASATTRGELDTVFVDLPAASTPSHTPARPGQSPAPAETGSGLDWRAVIMPLVIFGSLALFFLTDFESKWLFFLLIPLAGALLSAGGHSKSPKKKKKRER from the coding sequence ATGTCCGAGCTTCCGGAAATTCGTATCGGTACTGCTGATCGGGAAAAGGCGCTCGACGCGCTGAGCCTGCACTTCAGCGAGGGTCGCCTCACCGTCCCCGAGTTCGACGAGCGCAGCGCCACTATCGCGTCCGCCACGACGCGCGGGGAGCTCGACACGGTATTCGTCGACCTCCCCGCCGCGTCGACGCCGTCGCACACGCCTGCTCGGCCTGGGCAGTCGCCTGCTCCGGCCGAGACCGGTAGCGGCCTCGATTGGCGTGCAGTGATCATGCCGCTGGTCATCTTCGGTTCGTTGGCGTTGTTCTTCCTCACCGATTTCGAGAGCAAGTGGCTCTTCTTCCTCCTCATCCCGCTCGCCGGTGCACTGTTGTCCGCAGGCGGACACTCGAAGAGCCCGAAGAAAAAGAAGAAGAGGGAGCGTTGA
- a CDS encoding haloacid dehalogenase type II, with translation MKALLFDVFGTVADWRTSIARDVRTQCGPDVDSYSFADRWRSMYQPAMEEVRSGRRPFTRLDVLHLESLRVVLSEFDIRLAEDRIAELNQAWHRLDPWPDSVPGLTRLRTEFIIAPLSNGNISLLLDMAKNAGLPWDAILGAEPVRAYKPTPDAYVRTADILGLEPSECMMVAAHNSDLVAAADCGFATAFVARPLEHGPGQTADLVAESDWTYSVDSIESLATQLGC, from the coding sequence TTGAAGGCTCTCCTGTTCGATGTGTTCGGCACCGTCGCCGACTGGCGTACCAGCATCGCTCGCGACGTCCGAACTCAGTGCGGGCCGGATGTCGACAGCTATTCCTTCGCCGACCGCTGGCGCAGCATGTACCAGCCCGCGATGGAAGAGGTTCGGTCCGGTCGCAGGCCCTTCACCCGGCTCGATGTACTGCATCTGGAATCGCTCCGAGTCGTCCTGTCGGAGTTCGACATTCGGCTGGCCGAGGATCGCATTGCCGAGTTGAATCAGGCGTGGCACCGATTGGATCCCTGGCCGGATTCGGTCCCCGGACTCACCCGGCTTCGCACCGAGTTCATCATCGCCCCGCTCTCGAACGGGAATATCTCACTGCTGCTCGACATGGCCAAGAACGCCGGACTGCCGTGGGATGCAATCCTCGGCGCAGAACCGGTCCGGGCGTACAAGCCCACCCCCGACGCCTACGTGCGTACCGCCGATATTCTGGGCCTCGAGCCGAGCGAATGCATGATGGTGGCCGCGCACAACAGCGATCTCGTCGCGGCAGCCGACTGCGGGTTCGCAACGGCGTTCGTCGCGCGTCCGCTCGAACACGGACCGGGCCAGACTGCCGACCTCGTTGCGGAATCGGACTGGACATACAGCGTCGACTCGATCGAGTCTCTCGCAACGCAATTGGGCTGCTGA
- a CDS encoding AAA family ATPase produces MILGPNDAVPRSPSRIVVAGTSGSGKTTLSARLGSVLGIEHIEIDSLYHGPNWTPRATFESDVEEFIARPAWVTEWQYSVVRDRLVDRAQLMLWLDLPRRTVMRQIVIRTLRRRFGRRELWNGNVEPPLHRIFFDRDHIIRWAWRTYPRTAERVCHVSLRRPELTIVRFESHRDVDAWIAHQLIPLT; encoded by the coding sequence GTGATTCTCGGACCGAACGATGCAGTTCCACGTAGCCCCTCGAGGATCGTCGTTGCGGGGACGTCCGGTTCCGGCAAGACCACGCTGTCTGCTCGTCTCGGATCGGTTCTGGGAATCGAACACATCGAGATCGACAGCCTCTATCACGGGCCGAATTGGACGCCGCGGGCGACTTTCGAGTCCGACGTGGAGGAGTTCATCGCACGCCCGGCCTGGGTCACCGAGTGGCAGTACAGTGTGGTGCGCGATCGTCTCGTCGATCGCGCGCAGCTGATGTTGTGGCTCGACCTGCCGCGTCGAACGGTGATGCGGCAGATCGTGATTCGGACATTGCGTCGACGGTTCGGCAGGCGCGAACTGTGGAACGGTAACGTCGAGCCGCCGTTGCACCGCATTTTCTTCGACCGTGACCACATCATCCGATGGGCATGGCGTACGTACCCTCGGACTGCGGAGAGAGTGTGTCACGTCAGCCTCCGGCGTCCGGAGTTGACGATCGTACGGTTCGAGTCACACAGGGACGTGGACGCCTGGATTGCGCACCAGCTGATTCCGCTGACGTGA
- a CDS encoding DUF2306 domain-containing protein produces MPFTVLHISAALLSVLLGAVILLARKGTPRHRHWGRMYGFALLVMVASSFFVTDLRDGWSVFHVVSVLTGALVLCGWWQPVFGRSRAGWVRRHMLSMQLSYLVLIVTGTAQFFDYLPLPNDALNAIVVLQLPLMVGIVAIIRRSRRPIGTHGSLPSSP; encoded by the coding sequence ATGCCCTTCACGGTGCTCCACATATCGGCCGCGCTGCTGTCGGTTCTGCTCGGTGCCGTGATTCTGCTCGCGCGCAAAGGGACGCCGCGTCACCGGCATTGGGGACGGATGTACGGGTTCGCGCTGCTGGTGATGGTCGCCTCGTCGTTCTTCGTCACCGACCTCCGGGACGGCTGGAGCGTGTTTCACGTAGTGTCTGTGCTGACCGGTGCCCTTGTGCTGTGCGGCTGGTGGCAGCCCGTGTTCGGGCGCTCTCGAGCGGGTTGGGTGCGGCGACACATGCTGTCGATGCAGCTGTCCTACCTGGTGCTCATCGTGACCGGAACGGCCCAGTTCTTCGACTACCTGCCGCTTCCGAACGACGCTCTCAACGCCATCGTAGTTCTGCAGCTGCCCCTGATGGTCGGGATCGTGGCAATCATTCGGCGCAGTCGACGCCCTATCGGTACCCACGGTTCGCTACCGTCGTCTCCGTGA
- a CDS encoding class I SAM-dependent DNA methyltransferase — translation MTRTAYDTVAESYADLVRHELDGRHLELGLLATFADRVLGGEVLEVGCGSGRITEHLHQLGLDVTGIDLSPNMVEVARREFPHLTFRVGSMESLAAADCSVAGIVAWYSIIHTPLEHLPAIFAELNRVLTPGGLLLIAFQSGNERVRLEQVYGHSVSYDAYRLDPDAIVADLVDANFAVDVRVHRAAVGYEPTPQAYLMARKANTARRDDR, via the coding sequence ATGACGAGAACCGCCTACGACACTGTTGCCGAGAGTTACGCGGACCTCGTTCGTCACGAACTCGACGGTCGGCATCTCGAGCTCGGTCTCTTGGCGACGTTTGCCGACCGGGTGCTGGGTGGCGAGGTTCTCGAGGTCGGTTGTGGCTCCGGCCGCATCACCGAGCACCTGCATCAGCTGGGCCTGGACGTGACCGGAATCGACCTGTCGCCGAACATGGTCGAGGTTGCTCGACGCGAATTCCCACATCTGACATTCCGCGTCGGATCCATGGAGTCGTTGGCTGCGGCGGACTGTTCGGTTGCCGGGATCGTTGCCTGGTATTCGATCATCCACACTCCTCTCGAGCACCTGCCGGCAATATTCGCCGAATTGAACAGAGTGTTGACACCGGGGGGATTGCTGCTGATCGCGTTCCAATCCGGCAACGAGCGAGTACGGCTCGAACAGGTCTACGGACACTCGGTTTCGTACGACGCCTATCGACTCGACCCCGATGCGATCGTGGCCGATCTCGTCGATGCGAATTTCGCGGTGGACGTTCGAGTGCACCGGGCCGCGGTGGGATACGAGCCCACCCCGCAGGCGTATCTGATGGCACGCAAAGCGAACACCGCGAGACGCGACGACCGGTAG
- a CDS encoding VOC family protein encodes MSISFDHTIIPAKNSSASAAFFRELFALPEARSWGPFVNVQLTDGTLIQFAEPPVEDIQFQHYAFRVSEDLFDEAYARLSDNDVEHWADPRMTEPGTVNTGHGGRGVYFRDPTGHFFEMLTHSYLTTQGEPVP; translated from the coding sequence TTGTCCATCTCGTTCGATCACACCATCATTCCTGCGAAGAACAGTTCTGCATCGGCGGCGTTCTTTCGTGAACTGTTCGCCTTACCCGAGGCTCGGTCGTGGGGGCCGTTCGTCAACGTGCAACTCACCGACGGCACGCTGATCCAGTTCGCCGAACCACCGGTGGAAGACATTCAGTTCCAGCACTACGCTTTTCGGGTAAGCGAGGACCTGTTCGACGAGGCCTACGCCAGGCTGTCGGACAACGATGTCGAACACTGGGCCGACCCCCGAATGACCGAACCAGGAACGGTCAACACCGGGCACGGTGGCCGCGGAGTGTATTTCCGTGACCCCACCGGGCACTTCTTCGAGATGCTGACGCACTCGTACCTGACCACGCAGGGTGAGCCGGTACCGTAG
- a CDS encoding alpha/beta hydrolase yields the protein MVRRLLFVHGAGGFVDDAELAHGLAGALRLDLRMPELSDTDMGFEDWAEPIRQHLDRLGPEDSVIAHSFGASILVRVLAERRRDRPVRAALLAMPDWTPRGWDVADYAFTDPEPETDLTLVHCRDDDVVPIAHLALNSTALPSARVIEFPTGGHQFDGMIEAIAADWA from the coding sequence GTGGTTCGTCGACTTCTGTTCGTTCATGGTGCCGGCGGATTCGTCGACGACGCGGAGCTCGCGCACGGGTTGGCCGGGGCTCTGCGTCTCGACCTTCGTATGCCGGAGCTGTCCGACACAGACATGGGTTTCGAGGACTGGGCCGAACCGATTCGGCAGCACCTGGACCGGCTCGGACCGGAGGATTCGGTGATTGCGCATTCCTTCGGCGCGTCGATCCTCGTCAGGGTCCTGGCAGAACGTCGCCGGGATCGGCCCGTCCGGGCTGCTCTACTGGCGATGCCGGACTGGACTCCGCGTGGGTGGGACGTCGCCGACTACGCGTTCACCGACCCTGAGCCCGAGACCGACCTGACACTCGTCCACTGCCGGGACGACGACGTGGTTCCCATTGCTCACCTGGCGCTGAACTCGACGGCTCTGCCGTCGGCGAGAGTCATCGAGTTCCCGACCGGTGGTCATCAGTTCGACGGCATGATCGAGGCGATCGCCGCTGACTGGGCGTAG
- a CDS encoding nucleotidyltransferase family protein has protein sequence MVSDLAVGVLLAAGAGTRYGSPKVLAHDGLWLRTAVQALHDGGCDRVIVVLGAADAPVPDGAIAVHAPRWEQGMSASFEAGLTAASDANYAVVHVVDTPDVGAEVVRAVLDAARETGLARAVFDGRPGHPVVLARHHFEAAVASASGDFGARGFLKGRDDVSAVECSQWATGIDHDYQ, from the coding sequence ATCGTGTCGGACCTTGCCGTCGGAGTGCTGCTCGCCGCCGGTGCCGGAACGCGATACGGATCGCCCAAGGTTCTCGCCCACGACGGGCTGTGGCTTCGTACGGCAGTGCAGGCATTGCATGACGGCGGCTGTGACCGCGTGATCGTGGTGCTGGGCGCGGCCGATGCCCCTGTCCCCGACGGCGCGATCGCCGTGCATGCACCCCGGTGGGAACAGGGAATGAGCGCGTCGTTCGAGGCCGGGCTGACGGCGGCGTCGGACGCGAACTACGCAGTGGTGCACGTGGTCGATACCCCGGACGTCGGAGCCGAGGTGGTGCGGGCAGTTCTCGATGCTGCGCGGGAAACCGGTCTCGCGAGAGCCGTGTTCGACGGCCGCCCAGGTCATCCGGTCGTCTTGGCGCGGCATCATTTCGAGGCGGCCGTGGCATCGGCGTCGGGCGATTTCGGTGCCCGGGGCTTCCTGAAAGGCCGCGACGACGTCAGTGCCGTCGAATGCTCGCAGTGGGCAACGGGAATCGACCACGATTACCAGTAA
- the uraD gene encoding 2-oxo-4-hydroxy-4-carboxy-5-ureidoimidazoline decarboxylase, producing the protein MSVTPTTRKRVHPVDEVLPVPKLAAYGFQHVVAFYAGAVLVPIIIGSAIGLTNEQLIHLINADLFTCGIASIIQSVGFWKIGVRLPLLQGVTFAGVSPVIAIAMANGGGTEGLLYVYGAVIVAGLVTFFMAPYFSKLLRFFPPVVTGTVITIIGVALLPVAVNDAVTNPATHEQDPTNGRWMAYAIGTLLIIVLIQRFFKGFMATIAVLLGLVIGSAVAFVLGDMNFDGTSDASWVGFTQPFLFGVPKFSVLAIISMIVVMLIIAVETTGSVYATGEIVGKRIKKDDIAATLRADGVATVIGGTFNSFPYTAFSENVGLVRLTGVRSRWVVATAGGIMILLGLLPKTAAVVASIPPPVLGGAALALFATVAVVGIQTLSKVDFTDHRNLIIVATSLGLAMLVTIQPSVSEGVPAWLEMLFGSGIVLGAVSAIVLNVLFFHIGNRGQAVAGGPGKGITLDKVNEMSAEDFAATFGGLVQGTPWVVERAYQQRPFADAHGLREAFQEALLAGTTEEQIELINSYPDLGSEDATGTLNAADHVGLSNLEEDEHDNIVQLAAEYRQHFGFPLVICARETERYDRVLANGWSRVENAPSAERSFAMIEIAKIANYRFDDLVADANPIAAARFGRINDFR; encoded by the coding sequence ATGTCCGTCACGCCCACCACACGCAAACGTGTCCATCCTGTCGATGAAGTTCTTCCTGTTCCGAAACTTGCCGCGTACGGGTTCCAACACGTCGTTGCGTTCTATGCCGGTGCCGTGCTCGTGCCGATCATCATCGGCAGCGCGATCGGCCTGACGAACGAACAATTGATCCACCTGATCAATGCCGATCTGTTCACCTGCGGCATCGCGTCGATCATTCAGTCGGTCGGATTCTGGAAGATCGGTGTCCGCCTACCGCTGCTGCAAGGTGTGACGTTCGCCGGTGTCTCACCGGTGATCGCAATCGCGATGGCGAACGGCGGCGGCACCGAGGGGTTGCTGTACGTCTACGGTGCCGTCATCGTCGCCGGTCTCGTCACGTTCTTCATGGCGCCGTACTTCAGTAAGCTGCTGCGCTTCTTCCCACCGGTGGTGACCGGTACCGTCATCACGATCATCGGTGTGGCGCTCCTCCCGGTGGCCGTCAACGATGCGGTGACCAATCCCGCTACTCACGAACAGGACCCGACCAACGGTCGGTGGATGGCGTACGCGATCGGCACACTGCTGATCATCGTGTTGATCCAACGGTTCTTCAAGGGATTCATGGCCACCATCGCCGTACTCCTTGGCCTCGTCATCGGCAGCGCGGTCGCATTCGTGTTGGGAGACATGAACTTCGACGGCACCTCGGACGCATCGTGGGTCGGTTTCACGCAACCTTTCCTGTTCGGTGTGCCCAAATTCAGTGTCCTCGCCATCATTTCGATGATCGTCGTCATGCTGATCATCGCCGTCGAAACCACCGGCAGTGTGTATGCGACGGGTGAGATCGTCGGCAAGCGCATCAAGAAGGACGACATCGCAGCGACTCTGCGCGCGGACGGAGTGGCCACCGTCATCGGCGGTACGTTCAACTCGTTCCCCTACACGGCCTTCTCGGAGAACGTCGGCCTGGTGCGCCTGACCGGTGTGCGCAGCCGCTGGGTGGTGGCCACGGCAGGCGGCATCATGATTCTGCTGGGCCTGCTACCCAAAACGGCAGCCGTCGTGGCATCCATCCCGCCGCCGGTGCTCGGCGGAGCCGCGCTCGCTCTGTTCGCGACCGTCGCCGTGGTCGGAATCCAGACCCTGTCGAAGGTGGATTTCACCGATCACCGCAACCTGATCATCGTCGCCACGAGCCTCGGGCTCGCGATGCTCGTGACCATTCAACCGTCGGTCTCCGAAGGCGTGCCCGCTTGGCTGGAGATGTTGTTCGGCAGCGGCATCGTCCTCGGCGCGGTCTCCGCGATCGTGCTCAACGTGCTGTTCTTCCACATCGGCAACCGCGGTCAGGCCGTCGCCGGCGGTCCGGGTAAGGGCATCACCCTCGACAAGGTCAACGAGATGTCCGCCGAGGACTTCGCTGCCACGTTCGGCGGCTTGGTGCAGGGCACTCCGTGGGTTGTCGAGCGCGCCTACCAGCAGCGGCCTTTCGCCGATGCTCACGGTCTGCGAGAGGCCTTCCAGGAGGCACTGTTGGCCGGCACCACAGAGGAACAGATCGAGCTGATCAACAGCTACCCCGATCTCGGCAGTGAGGACGCCACCGGCACCCTCAATGCCGCAGATCACGTCGGCCTGTCCAACCTGGAAGAGGACGAGCACGACAACATCGTCCAACTCGCCGCCGAATACCGCCAACACTTCGGCTTCCCGCTGGTGATCTGCGCGCGGGAGACCGAACGCTACGATCGAGTCCTGGCCAACGGCTGGTCTCGCGTCGAGAATGCGCCGTCGGCAGAGCGGTCGTTCGCGATGATCGAGATAGCCAAGATCGCGAACTACCGATTCGACGATCTCGTGGCCGATGCCAACCCGATCGCGGCCGCGCGGTTCGGTCGCATCAACGACTTCAGATAG
- the uraD gene encoding 2-oxo-4-hydroxy-4-carboxy-5-ureidoimidazoline decarboxylase — translation MHALYECCASSIWARRVAQGRPFSSRDLLLDRADRVLAELPEAEIDHALDGHPRIGGKADNPSSKREQAAVTTAGTEVREKLAAGNRTYEDKFGHVYLVCATGRSAEDLLAILEERLDNDAETERRVLRVELAKINRIRLGRMLGPEQ, via the coding sequence ATGCATGCACTCTACGAGTGCTGCGCGTCGTCGATCTGGGCCCGTCGAGTCGCCCAGGGCCGTCCCTTCAGCAGTCGAGATCTGCTGTTGGACAGGGCGGATCGAGTGCTCGCCGAGCTACCCGAGGCCGAGATCGATCATGCGCTCGACGGTCATCCCCGCATCGGCGGAAAGGCCGACAACCCGTCGTCGAAGCGCGAGCAGGCCGCGGTGACGACCGCGGGTACCGAGGTGCGCGAGAAGTTGGCGGCGGGCAACAGAACGTACGAGGACAAGTTCGGTCACGTCTACCTGGTGTGCGCCACCGGCAGGTCCGCGGAGGACCTGCTCGCTATCCTCGAGGAGAGGCTCGACAACGATGCCGAAACCGAAAGACGGGTGCTCCGCGTGGAACTGGCCAAGATCAATCGAATTCGCCTCGGCCGCATGCTGGGTCCGGAGCAGTGA
- the uraH gene encoding hydroxyisourate hydrolase: protein MTGLSTHVLDATSGTPAVGMRVRLFHPEKGEISTATTDGDGRIGEVVPGPIDRGVYRLSFDTGDYFEATSTPSFYPEVSISFTVTDPDAHYHVPLLLSPFAYSTYRGS, encoded by the coding sequence GTGACCGGGCTGTCCACACACGTGCTCGATGCCACCTCGGGAACACCGGCGGTCGGGATGCGGGTGCGGTTGTTCCACCCCGAGAAGGGTGAGATCTCCACCGCCACCACCGATGGAGACGGACGCATCGGTGAAGTCGTACCCGGGCCGATCGATCGGGGCGTCTACCGCCTCTCGTTCGACACGGGTGACTACTTCGAGGCCACATCGACACCGAGCTTCTACCCCGAGGTGTCCATCTCGTTCACCGTCACCGATCCCGATGCGCACTACCACGTGCCTTTGCTGTTGTCCCCCTTCGCTTATTCGACCTATCGCGGGAGCTGA